From the genome of Arthrobacter sp. SLBN-122:
CAAGGAACACGTCAAGGACGCTCCCCGCGTAGACGCCGACGGCCACCTCACCCCCGAGGAAGAGGACCGGCTCTACACCTACTACGACCGTGGCGCACGGACCTACACTGAGGCAACGTCCGGCACGGCAGGCGACGTTGACCTTCAGGGCGACGCCGACCTGAACGCAGGCACACCGACGGCAGGCATCACGTCCGATCGTGACACCTCCGACCGGGACACCTCCGCCCGGGGAGCGGTTGGCCACGACACCTCCGGTCCCACCACGGACGACGCCATGACCCGGTCCGAGGAAAAGCTGCACGTGGGCAAGGAGCGCGAGGCCACCGGCCGCGCACGTCTGCGCAAGTACGTCACCACCGAGAACGTCACCAAGACCATCCCTGTGGAGCGCGAAGAAGTCCGCATCGAGCGTGAGCCCATCACCGACGCAAACCGCGGTGCCGCCCTCGACGGACCTGCCATCAGCGAGGAAGAGCACGAAGTGGTCCTCCACGAGGAGCGCCCCGTCGTGGATAAGGAAGCCGTCCCGGTGGAGCGGGTCCGGCTGGACAAGGACGTTGTCCGCGACGATGTCACGGTCAACGAGGAAGTCCGCAAGGAGAACATCGAATCGGACGGCGGCGCCCGCCGCTGACCTGGACGGGGGCCTCGGCCCCCGTCCAACGGGCCAGCTGGTTGAACCAGCAGCCCTGACACGGTGAACGGCGCCGGGAGCCACCTTGGGGGCTCCCGGCGCCGCAGTCGTTTAAAACGCTGGTGCAGCCCCGCCGATGGCGTTGGCTGCACCAGCCAGTAGGACGAATATCTTCAGAACTTACGGTTCATCTTTCATTCGCGGCTCCTGTTTTCCCGGTTTACGGTATCCGGGTCCTTGGCTGGCGCCGTGTCAATGGCGGTGGCCAGCAGAAATCGCAGTACGCCCTCCGGGGGGTTTCTGGTGTTGGTTGCTACCAATTTTACGGCGGGGCTTCGGAAAAAGCGCCCGCCTGCCGGTCATTTGATTGTTCATCCATGGCCGCGTGGAGCCTGTCGTTCGCGGGCAGAGCGCACCCGGCGTGACACCATGGGACACGATGAAACTGCGCGCTGACCAGACCGGAGACCGTGGCCTTCCCATGCCTTTGTGGCTGCAGGGCGGCCTTGAAACGGCGCAGGCAGCCATCATTTCTGCCTTGGCGGTGGTGGCGCCTATCGTGGCTGTCTGGGCCACTGCCGGTTTCCAGAACGGGCAATTCGAGGCCCTGGCGCGGCTGGCCGGCCAGTCCTGGCTCCTGGTCCACGGCGTGCCCCTGGAGCTGGCGGGAGCGGGGGCCGAAGCGGCCTCGCACGGGGGAACCGGTGTCCTGAGCCTGATTCCGCTGGGCCTGACCCTGATTCCGTTCCTCCTGGCCTGGCGTGCAGGCCGACGGTTGGCCCGGGCCTCCTACACAGATCAGCTGTGGCAGGCGCTTTTGGGATCGTGGATGGTCTACGGGGCGTTCGGCGCTGCCACCGGATTCGTCTGCCGCAATGCCGACGTCATCATCAACCTTTGGTACGCGCTGCTGGTTCCGCTGGTTCCGTATGGGCTCGGAATGGTGATTGGGGCCCGCAGGGAGGCAGGCTCCTGGAGCCGGCTCATCGGGGTCGACGCCGTGGACTGGATTTCGCGTACCAGCCAGCATTCCCGCTGGGCGGGTTCGTACTTTGCATCGGCGGCGAAGGCAGGGTTCGTGGCGGTGATGTCTGCGCTTGCCCTGGCAGCAGGGCTGCTGGCTGTTGACCTGTTCATCCACTGGAACCTTGTGGTGTCTGTCTATGAAGCGCTCGACGCCGGGCCGGTGGGAGGTGCCGCCCTCACCATCGCGCAGCTCGGCTTCCTGCCCAACCTTGTGGTCTTCGCGCTCGCCTGGACTTCCGGCGCCGGATTCGCCATGGGAGTGGGTTCCCAGGTGGGTCCACTGGGCACCGCCGTGGGGCCGCTTCCGTCCGTCCCCGTCCTGGCGGCCATCCCGTCGGGCCCGCTGGACTACGCCTTGGTGGCCATGATCGTCCCGGTGCTGGCCGGCGTCATGGCCGGCTGGTGGTTCCTGCGGGAGGGGGAAAACCATTTTGACGAGTGGCTGGCCATCAAGATCCACGCCCGCTGGTTCACCGCGGCTGTCTCCACCCTGGTGCTTGGCGTGCTCGCCGGCCTGGCCGCTGGCCTGCTGACCATGTGCCTGGCCTGGGTTGCCCGGGGCTCAGCCGGCGTGGGCCGCCTGACAGCCATCGGACCCGACCCGCTGTGGACGGGACTGTGGGTGGCTGCCGAGGTGGCTGCCGGCGTCGTGATTGGCTACGCGGCCGGACCCTGGCTGGAACGCGAGAAGACCGCGGCAGTGGAACACGACGCCGAGCTGGTTCACTAGGGGTCAGTCCGGGGTCAGCGCACCTTGGTGGGCAGGACTTCCTGGAACTGCACCATGCATGCGTTGGTGGCCCGGTCCGTCAGGGCGCGGCCAAGGCAGGCCTGGTACTCGCGGACCTGGTCAAAGAGGACCACGGTGGTGGCAATCAGCAGCACCATGACAGCCGCAACCACCAGGCCCGAGATGGTGCCGAAGAGAACCAGCTTGGATTCCTTCAGCCGGACTGCCCGCACCAGCAGGACAATTCCCAGGACCAGGCCCGCGGCAGTGAGCACCGTGGTCAGCCACAGGTAGCCCACATCCAGCTGGTACACAAAGAACGCGCCGAGCACCGAAACCACGAACATCCGGAACAGGGTATGGGTCTTGGCGAGGGACGCTTTTGCCGCCTCGCTGAGCGGTGCCCTGACCCGCTGTTGCCCGCTCCGGCCCGGTTCGCTGTTCATGTTTTCCAGCGTACGCGAGCCTGCACCTAAGCTGGACCAATGCGTATCGTCGTCCTCGTTTCCGGCACCGGGTCCAATCTCCAGGCAGTTATCGACGCCGTCAAAGCCGGCGAACTGCCCGTGGAGATCGCGGCGGTGGGCGCGGACCGCGAAGGAACGTACGGCGTCGAACGGTCAGCTGCGGCCGGCATCCCCACGTTCGTGGTGGACTTCAAGGCCTACCCGGACCGGGCAGACTGGAACGCCGCGCTGACCGAGGCCGTGGCCGCCTACAAACCTGACGTGGTGGTGTCCTCAGGGTTCATGCGGATCGTCAGCCCAAGTTTCATCGACGCCTTCAACGGCAGGTACCTGAACACGCACCCTGCGCTGCTGCCGGCATTTCCCGGTGCCCATGGCGTGCGGGATGCGATGGCGTACGGGGTGAAGGTCACGGGCTGCACCGTTCACTGGGCAGACGCAGGCGTGGACACGGGGCCCATCATTGCCCAGGAGGCCGTGGCCATCCAGGACGCGGACACCGAGGAATCCCTGCACGAGCGGATCAAGGTGGTGGAGCGCCGGCTCCTGGTCTCCACCCTGGCCGCCCTCGCCGCAGACCCCTCGTTCTCCACGCCCTAGCCCCCGGCCCTATGCGACGCGCATACTCCTTGTCGACGCGCGAATTCCTTCACGTACCTGAAATTTGGGGTGGGCAACGGAACCTGTCCGTCGAAACCGAATAAGCGCGTCGAACTTACCCTTTACTGCAGGCGGCGCTGGCGGGTTTCGGGGGAGAAGAACGCCATCCACAGGACTGACGCCAGCACCAGGGCTCCGGCCAGCGCAAACGACGTGGCCAGTCCGAGCTCCGGCCAGAAGTAGTTTGCGAAGATCAGCGGCCCAAAGCCGGCGCCGAGGCGCGAGAACGTGGACGCCCAGCCGAACCCGGTGCCCCGCAGTTCGGTGGGATAGAGCTCGGAGACATACGCATAGAGCACCGGGATGGCCACCTGCACCACGAACCCGAACACCAGCAGCCAGAACACTGCTGCCGTGGGGATGTCCACCACGAACGCCACGATCACCAGGGTCAGCGCGGACAGCGGACCGGTGATGGCCAGGATCCATTTCCGGCCCACGCGCTCCACCAGAAGTGCCGCCACCACCACGCCAAGGAATCCGACGGCGGCCATGGAGGCTGTGGTGACGAATGCCTTGTACTCCGCGAAGCCCGCCCCGATCAGGATGCGTGGCATCCATGTCAGGGACAGGTAGTACACCAGCAGGATGCTGAAGAACAGGGACCAGGCTGCGGCGGTGATCTTCCAGTTGAATTGCCATACCGAGCGCAGCTGGGTCCAGGCGCTGCCGGCGGAGAGCCGCGGGACGTCCCTGGCATCGGGAAGGCTGTAAGCGCGTGGTTCCGCACCGGTTGCTTCCACCAGTCCGTCGATGATGCGGGCTGCTTCCTCTCGCCGGCCCTTTCGTATGAGGAACAGCGGGGATTCGGGCACGCTGCGCCGGACCCAGAAGACCAGCAGGGCGGGCAGGACCATCACCAGCATGGTTAGGCGCCAGTCACCGTAGAGGGCCACCAGTCCGGCGGAAACAAAGCCTGCCAGGGCAGCGCCGATGGGCCACCAGCCATCCATGGCCGTCAGCACCTTGCCGCGCTGCTTCCGCGGCGTGAACTCACCCACCAGGGCATAGTCCACGGGTATACAGCCACCCAGGCCGAACCCTGCCATGAACCGGAAAACGCAGAACCAGGCGAAGTCCGGGGCGAACGCGCCAAACACGGTGAACACGGAGAACAGCAGGAGGGTGGCCGTGAAGGCCTTCTTGCGTCCCACGGTGTCCGCGATGGTTCCCCAGATGAAGGCGCCCAGCGCCATGCCAATGAGGTTGGCCGTGCCAACCCAGGCCGCCTCCCCTGCGGAGAGCGACCAGTGCTTGGACAGCAGTGGAATCAGGATGCCGTTCAGGGTCACATCCCAGGCATCGAACATGAAGCCGAGGCCCCCGATCAGGAAGATCCTGCCCTGGACTTTCCATCGCCAGGGCAGTTCCTGGACCACCTGTTCGCCGCTGGGCACAGTGGTGTAAGTATTCATCGCCGCCTCCTGTCCAAAACTTTAGCCCGGCCCCACCCCGTTCACACTCCGGGGGCCACGCCGGGCAACCGCGCCCTTCGCGATAAACTGGCCCTATCCCCACCAACCGCGGCCTTGTACCGCGAGATAAGACGGAGACATTTGTGAGCTTCACGCAGCATGAGCGCGTATCCATTGACCGTGTACCCATCCGCCGGGCCCTGATCTCGGTTTACGACAAAACCGGTCTGGAGGAGCTCGCCCAGGGCCTGCACGCAGCGGGCGTGAAGCTCGTTTCCACCGGGTCCACGGCCAAGAAGATCGCCGCCGCCGGCATCCCCGTGCAAGAGGTGGAAGAGGTCACCGGTTCACCCGAGATGCTGGATGGCCGCGTGAAAACGCTCCACCCGCGCGTGCACGGCGGCATCCTGGCGGACCGGCGCGTCCCGGCCCACATGGAAACCCTTGCCAGCATGGACATCGAAGCCTTCGACCTGGTGGTGGTGAACCTTTACCCGTTCGTGGAGACCGTCAAGTCCGGTGCCGCGCAGGACGATGTCGTGGAACAGATCGACATTGGAGGCCCTGCCATGGTGCGGTCGGCCGCCAAGAACCATGCCGCCGTCGCCATTGTGGTGGACCCGTCCTTCTACGGCCAGGTGGTGGAAGCTGCCGCCGCAGGCGGCTTCGACCTTAAGACCCGCCGGCGCCTTGCCGCCAGGGCCTTCGCGCACACTGCTGCCTACGACAATGCCGTGGCCACCTGGACTGCCAGCCAGTTCCTGGATGAGGACGGCGACGGCGTCATCGATTGGCCCGCCTACGCCGGCCTGTCCCTGGAACGTTCGGAAGTCCTGCGCTACGGCGAGAACCCGCACCAGCAGGCTGCGCTGTATGTGGACAAGGCCGCGCCGATGGGCATCGCCCAGGCGGACCAGCTGCACGGCAAGGCCATGAGCTACAACAACTTCGTGGACGCCGATGCCGCCCTGCGGGCTGCCTATGACTTCAGCGAACCCGCCGTCGCCATCATCAAGCACGCCAACCCCTGCGGTGTGGCGGTTGGCTCCAAGGATGCCGCGGACCCCATCGCCGATGCCCACGCCAAGGCGCACGCCTGCGATCCCGTCTCCGCGTTTGGTGGCGTCATCGCCGCAAACCGCACCGTCACCGCCGGCATGGCCAACACGGTCAAGGACATCTTCACCGAGGTTGTCATCGCCCCCGGTTTCGAACCTGAAGCCGTGGAGATCCTCTCCAAGAAAAAGAACATCCGCCTTCTCGCCCTCCCCGAGGGCTACGGCCGCTACCCCACGGAGTTCCGCCAGGTTTCCGGCGGCATGCTGGTCCAGGTTGCGGACAAGGTGGACGCCGACGGCGACGACCCCGCCAACTGGACCCTGGCTGCCGGCGAGGCCGCAGACGAGAAGACCCTCGCGGACCTCGCTTTCGCCTGGACCGCCTGCCGGGCCGCCAAGTCCAACGCCATCCTCCTCGCCCAGGACGGCGCGGCGGTGGGTATTGGCATGGGCCAGGTCAACCGCCTCGATTCCTGCCGGCTGGCTGTGGAGCGGGCCAACACGCTGGGCGTCACGGTGGAGTCCGACGTCGAAGGCGCCGGCGGTGCGTCCAACGCCAGCGGTGCCGGCGCACCCCAGCGTGCCCGCGGTGCCGTAGCAGCTTCCGACGCGTTCTTCCCGTTCGCCGACGGCCTGCAGATCCTGATCGACGCCGGTGTCCGCGCCGTGGTGCAGCCCGGCGGATCCGTCCGCGACGAAGAAGTGATCGCGGCAGCCAACGCGGCCGGCATCACCATGTACTTCACCGGAGCGCGGCACTTCTTCCACTAATCCCCACCGCCGCCCTCACCTCGTCGGCGCGCGGCCCACCCACCCATCGATTGCTCCGTAGATGTCGTTTTCCGGAGCGAAAAGGACATCTACGGAGCAATCGATGAAGTAGAACCAACGACGGCGCCCGCCCCCTTCGAAAGGGGACGGGCGCCGTCGTCGTTGTGCCGGGTTAGTCCTGGTCATCTGGAGGCGGGCCGGGCTCCGGAAGCTGAATTTCCCTGGGCTTGGCCTCTGCCATCCGCTGCCTGGTCCAGTACTCGAGGACCTCCTCGTGGGTCTGGGTCAGGTCCACGTGGCTGACAGGGTCCTCGTCGTGGTTGGGTTCCTTAGGATTTTGCTGCACTGGCGTAGGTGGACTGGATGACGGAGCCCCAGTAAGGGCCGTACATCACGGCGGAACGGTTGTAGCCATAGCTGTTGATGGAGTTCTGCACTCCGGCAGCCCCGGTGGAGGAGCTCGTCTGGATGAACCACGGGCCGCCTGAGGAACCGCCCGTCATGTCGCAGGGGATGCCCTGGGTGTTGAACTGCGGGTTGTTGGGATCGTTGCTTGCCTTGCCGGTGCAGCTCTTCAGGGTCTCGCCGTTGAAAGGTGCAGCGGCGGGGTAGCCATAGGACTTGTAGGTCAGGCCGCGAGCCTGGTTGAAGGCGACGCCGGACCCGCCAACGACGGACGTCAGGGCCTGGTTCTTCGCGTTGCGGTTCAGCACGGCGAAGCCGGTGTCGTAGGTCATGTCGCCGTTGGAGACCCACTGGCTCGGAGCGTACAGGGCCCGCGCAGACCACTTGCCATAGGGCGCCGCGCCGTTCTCATAGGCAGGAACAAAGATGAAGTTGGTGGCGTACGCGCCGGGGCCTTCGTTCACGCAGTGTCCTGCGGTGGCTACCGTGCTGCCGTTGGTGGAGGAGACGGCGTTGCCTGAGCAGACGTAATTTGAGCCAGCCAGGGTGAAGAACACCTTGCCGATGTGGCTGACCGGCTGCTCGCTCTGGGCCGTGGCAGTTGTGGTCCCCGTGCCCTTGGTGCCCTTGGTGGAGGACGGTTTGCCTTTCTCCACGAGCACAGCGCTGGAACGGTTGCCGCGTTCGAGCGCCTTGCCCGCGAGTGCGTCGCCCGGGAGGGCGCTCTGCATCCGCTCGGGCGTCCAGTAGTCAGCCGCGCCGGCGGCGTTCAGGACAGCACTGGTCACGGAGGGGTTTTTGCCGTCGTCCGCCGCTGCAGGCGCAGCCGTGGCAGCACCCGCGCCGGTGAGAGCCAG
Proteins encoded in this window:
- a CDS encoding PRC and DUF2382 domain-containing protein, encoding MLNRENLENLLTKGGNVVGSDGTKIGSIGQLYADDDTGEPTWVTVKTGLFGTSESFIPVEGAHNQGEDLVVPYTKEHVKDAPRVDADGHLTPEEEDRLYTYYDRGARTYTEATSGTAGDVDLQGDADLNAGTPTAGITSDRDTSDRDTSARGAVGHDTSGPTTDDAMTRSEEKLHVGKEREATGRARLRKYVTTENVTKTIPVEREEVRIEREPITDANRGAALDGPAISEEEHEVVLHEERPVVDKEAVPVERVRLDKDVVRDDVTVNEEVRKENIESDGGARR
- a CDS encoding cell division protein PerM, with protein sequence MKLRADQTGDRGLPMPLWLQGGLETAQAAIISALAVVAPIVAVWATAGFQNGQFEALARLAGQSWLLVHGVPLELAGAGAEAASHGGTGVLSLIPLGLTLIPFLLAWRAGRRLARASYTDQLWQALLGSWMVYGAFGAATGFVCRNADVIINLWYALLVPLVPYGLGMVIGARREAGSWSRLIGVDAVDWISRTSQHSRWAGSYFASAAKAGFVAVMSALALAAGLLAVDLFIHWNLVVSVYEALDAGPVGGAALTIAQLGFLPNLVVFALAWTSGAGFAMGVGSQVGPLGTAVGPLPSVPVLAAIPSGPLDYALVAMIVPVLAGVMAGWWFLREGENHFDEWLAIKIHARWFTAAVSTLVLGVLAGLAAGLLTMCLAWVARGSAGVGRLTAIGPDPLWTGLWVAAEVAAGVVIGYAAGPWLEREKTAAVEHDAELVH
- the purN gene encoding phosphoribosylglycinamide formyltransferase — its product is MRIVVLVSGTGSNLQAVIDAVKAGELPVEIAAVGADREGTYGVERSAAAGIPTFVVDFKAYPDRADWNAALTEAVAAYKPDVVVSSGFMRIVSPSFIDAFNGRYLNTHPALLPAFPGAHGVRDAMAYGVKVTGCTVHWADAGVDTGPIIAQEAVAIQDADTEESLHERIKVVERRLLVSTLAALAADPSFSTP
- a CDS encoding MFS transporter, producing MNTYTTVPSGEQVVQELPWRWKVQGRIFLIGGLGFMFDAWDVTLNGILIPLLSKHWSLSAGEAAWVGTANLIGMALGAFIWGTIADTVGRKKAFTATLLLFSVFTVFGAFAPDFAWFCVFRFMAGFGLGGCIPVDYALVGEFTPRKQRGKVLTAMDGWWPIGAALAGFVSAGLVALYGDWRLTMLVMVLPALLVFWVRRSVPESPLFLIRKGRREEAARIIDGLVEATGAEPRAYSLPDARDVPRLSAGSAWTQLRSVWQFNWKITAAAWSLFFSILLVYYLSLTWMPRILIGAGFAEYKAFVTTASMAAVGFLGVVVAALLVERVGRKWILAITGPLSALTLVIVAFVVDIPTAAVFWLLVFGFVVQVAIPVLYAYVSELYPTELRGTGFGWASTFSRLGAGFGPLIFANYFWPELGLATSFALAGALVLASVLWMAFFSPETRQRRLQ
- the purH gene encoding bifunctional phosphoribosylaminoimidazolecarboxamide formyltransferase/IMP cyclohydrolase, with product MSFTQHERVSIDRVPIRRALISVYDKTGLEELAQGLHAAGVKLVSTGSTAKKIAAAGIPVQEVEEVTGSPEMLDGRVKTLHPRVHGGILADRRVPAHMETLASMDIEAFDLVVVNLYPFVETVKSGAAQDDVVEQIDIGGPAMVRSAAKNHAAVAIVVDPSFYGQVVEAAAAGGFDLKTRRRLAARAFAHTAAYDNAVATWTASQFLDEDGDGVIDWPAYAGLSLERSEVLRYGENPHQQAALYVDKAAPMGIAQADQLHGKAMSYNNFVDADAALRAAYDFSEPAVAIIKHANPCGVAVGSKDAADPIADAHAKAHACDPVSAFGGVIAANRTVTAGMANTVKDIFTEVVIAPGFEPEAVEILSKKKNIRLLALPEGYGRYPTEFRQVSGGMLVQVADKVDADGDDPANWTLAAGEAADEKTLADLAFAWTACRAAKSNAILLAQDGAAVGIGMGQVNRLDSCRLAVERANTLGVTVESDVEGAGGASNASGAGAPQRARGAVAASDAFFPFADGLQILIDAGVRAVVQPGGSVRDEEVIAAANAAGITMYFTGARHFFH
- a CDS encoding trypsin-like serine peptidase, whose amino-acid sequence is MTSTRSLASALLSLSAATVLALTGAGAATAAPAAADDGKNPSVTSAVLNAAGAADYWTPERMQSALPGDALAGKALERGNRSSAVLVEKGKPSSTKGTKGTGTTTATAQSEQPVSHIGKVFFTLAGSNYVCSGNAVSSTNGSTVATAGHCVNEGPGAYATNFIFVPAYENGAAPYGKWSARALYAPSQWVSNGDMTYDTGFAVLNRNAKNQALTSVVGGSGVAFNQARGLTYKSYGYPAAAPFNGETLKSCTGKASNDPNNPQFNTQGIPCDMTGGSSGGPWFIQTSSSTGAAGVQNSINSYGYNRSAVMYGPYWGSVIQSTYASAAKS